The nucleotide window GCGCGCCATGTGGAAGAACAGCAGGCTCTTGCCGTAGCCGACCGCCTCGGTGACCGAACTGTGGCGGCCCCGGAAGGCCGTGAGCGGGAAATCCCTGGCGCCCTTGACGAACTCGGAGTAGCGCTGCAGCGTGGCCCGCCGGTAGGCCGCGCCGCCGCCGTCCTGCTCGGCCAGCAGGTGATCGGCGAGGTAGGCCGTGAGGCCCTCGCACCAGTTGCCCTGATCGTAGTCGACGAACACCGAGTTGCCCCACCAGTTGTGGAGGATCTCGTGGGGATAGGAGGTCCGGAGGATGAAGGGGAAGCGGATGATCTTGGGCCCGAGCAACGTGAACGAGGGCATGCCGTAGCCGGTCTCCCAGAAATTCTCGACCAGCGCGAACTTCCCGTATGCATACGGCCCGAAGAGCCGCTCGTAGAGCAGGAGGTACTCGGCCGTCGCGTCCAGGTAGCGGTCGGCGAGCGTCTGATCGGGTTCCCGCAGCAGTGCGAGCGCATCGATGTCGCCCACCTTGCGCGCGTACTCGGTCCAGCGCCCGGCCACCAGGTAGATCTCGTCTTGCGGCTCCGGGGACACCCAGCGAAACGCCCCCTCGTCGCTCGCCGCGGCCGTAAGGGTCCGGCGGCCCTGCGACAGGGCCTTCCAGCCAGCCGGCACGCGGCATTCCAGGCCAAACGGCAGCAACTCGTCGTCGCCGAAGCGGGGGTACCAGAAGGTGGAACCCGCCAGGTAGACCCCGTCCGTCCCGACCGTCCCCGGGCTCTCCTTGAAGCTGCGGGCGTACTCTTCGCCCTGCTCGCGGGGCGGATGGTGGACGCGCCCGCCGTACTCCAGTTCGAAGGCCCGCGCTCCAGGCACCAGGCGGACGCGGAAGGTCTCGACCGGCACCGCCGCGTCCCCCGCGGCGTTTTGCCCGTGCGCGGCCGCCTCGCTGGCCGCGACGCGCGCTACGGTCACGCCGATCGTGCGGCTTTCGGGCCGCAGGCCGCCGTGCAGGCGGAACGTCAACTCCCCGCCGCCCCGGGCGACCGGCGCGGCCAGGGTGATGGTATCGCGCACTCCGATGGTACCGGCCGCGGGATCCAGGCGCACGACCAGGTCATGGCCCGCCGGGACCGGATATCCGGCGGCAGCCCCCGAGAGGCCGAGCGCGCAGCCGGCCATGACCCATGCGAGTCTTGCGTGCATCATCCGGATTCAACCTCCGCTTCGGACGATGATAACCTCGTGAGCACATGCCCTTCGCGCCGCTTCTCGCCATGATCGCCGCCAGCGTGCTGCTGGCTGCCGCTGCAACTCCCGGAGTGCCGGAGCCGTTGCACCACCCGGCCGAGAAGCGCCTGTCAAACGTGCGCAAGCTGACCTCGGGCGGCCAGAACGCCGAGGCCTACTTCTCGGCCGACGGCGCGCGCATCGTCTTCCAGGCGACGCGCCCGCCTCACGGCTGCGACCAGATCTACACGATGGATCTTTCCGGCGGGGCGATGCGCAGGCTGTCGAGCGGCGAGGGCCGCACCACGTGCTCCTTCTTCCTGCCCGACGGCAAGCGCTTCGTGTACGCCTCGACGCACCTGGGCGGGCCGAATTGCCCGGCCCCGCCGGACAACCGCCTCGGCTACGTCTGGCCCCTCTTTCCCGACTACGACATCTTCCTGGGGGACCTCGGGGGCGGCGCGCACAGGCGCCTGACCGACACGCCGGGCTACGACGCCGAGGCCGCCGTCTCGCCGGACGGCCGCCGCGTGGTCTTCACGTCGGTGCGCGACGGCGATCTCGAGATCTACTCGATGAACAGCGACGGCACCGACGTGCGCCGCCTGACCCATCGCAAGGGTTTCGACGGCGGACCGTTCTACTCCTGGGACGGCAAGCACATCGTCTACCGGAGCCACTACCCCGACACTCCCGAAGCACTGGCCGAGTACGAGGGCCTCCTGGCCCAGAACCTGATGCGGCCGACGAGAGCCGAGGTCTACCTCATGAACGCCGACGGCTCCGGGCAGACCCAGGTGACCCGGACCGGACACGCCAACTGGTCGCCCTTCATGCACCCGGACGGGCGCCGCATCGTCTTTTCCTCGAACATGCACGATCCGCGCGGCCGCACGTTCTCGCTCTACATGATCAACACCGACGGGACGGGACTGGAGCGTGTCACGTACGGCGCGCGCTTCGACAGCTTCCCGATGTTCAGCCGGGACGGCACCAGGCTGCTCTTCAGCTCGTCGCGCGCCGCGACCGAGGCTCGCGAGTTCAACGTCTTCCTGGCTGACTGGCAGCCCTGAAGCCTGCGCCTCGGCTTGCGGGGTACAAAACCGCTAATGCCCGGCCCCCAGGATCCCTCGAACCAGAACCCGCTGCCCAAGCGGGTCGTTCCGCAGAACCTGACGCGGCCCATCGATCCCGACGAGGTCTACGACATGACCCTCGGGCCGGGCGACAGCGTGGTGCAGGCCGCCTACGCCCGCACCGGCCGCGGGACCACCTTCCTGGGGCCGACGGCCGGCCGGCCGGGAGTCGCCGAGGACGGCACCGATGCGCTGATGCTCCGCAAGGTGGCCAAGCGCAGCCGCAGCCTCACCTTCATCGTGCAGGGCATCATGTGGCGAGCCGGCTTCGCGCCGGACATCGCCCAGACGCCCCTCGGGCAGGCCACGCCCTTCCGCAAGATCCTCGACACCGAGACCGTGGCGCCCAGCGGCAGCATCCTGCGCCCGGTCGTCGCCAACTACGAACTGGTGTTCCGGGAGCTCATCCCCAAGCCCCTGCTCGACCAGTGCGACCAGATGTTCGGCCTGGTGCGCAAGCTGGAGCGCATCGCGGTCTTCTACTTCCCCGCCGGCGAGGGCGCCACGGCGGGCGTCGTCGCCCAGTACCTGGAGCAGCCCGCCTCCAGGGGCCACGTGCTCTACCTCCAGACCAACATCAAGAACGCCTCGCCCACGGTGCTCGAGCAGATCCAGAAGACCTTCGAGGCCGCCGTGCCGCGGGCGATCGAGGCGGCAAAGCAAGCCACGCCGGGCACGTTCTGGCAAGAACTGGACCGGTCGATGTACCAGGTGACCGCGACCTTCAAGAACAGCGTGCTCGGCAGCGGTACCCGGGCGGCCACCTCGCAGCTCCAGAAATCGGCCAAGCAGGCCGGCCACAAGGTCGACCGGGCCGCCGGCGTCATCGACGCGGTCAACAAGGGCTTCGACGCGGCCGCCGCGGTGCCCGCGCAACTGGGCGTGGGTGTCGTGCGCGGCTTCACGAAGGCCATCGTGGGCGCCATCGAGGGCCTCGACAAGCTCTTGAAACCCAAGTCCTGACAGGAGGCCCCCGTTGCCGCACTTCGTCGCCGCCCTCGCCTCCCTCGCCCTGGCCACGGCGACGCCGTCGCTCGAAATCCAGAACCTGGTGGTCGTCGGAACGCCCGAGCCTCCCGAGTGGACGTACAGCCTCGTGCCGATCCCGCTCATCTACTTCGGCGGCGGCGCCGAACTGCGGCACGGCGGGGGCGTGCCCGACCAGTACGTGCTGGCCAGCGGCGGGTACACATGGGCCGGCAAGGAGGTCTACGACCCGCGGTCCAGGTCGATCGTGCGGTCGGCCGCCTATGCCACGACCAACGGCGGCCTGTCGCCGTACTGGGATTCCCGCCTCGGCTGGGGCCTCAACCTCACGCGGGAGGTGCGGGTCTGGCTGCAAGGCCGCTACACCGCGCCGGCCCTGGAAGCCAACATGGCGTCGTGGGTAGCCGGCGAGGAAGGCAAGCCGCTGGATAATCACTACGATCCGGCCGCCCTGGTGGGCTTCCGGCCGATCGTGACCGTGGGACCGCACCTGCAAGCGGACTACACCGACGATCCCGACTTCCCGACCTCGGGCACGTGGGCGCGGGTGGGCATGGACTACGGCCCGGCGTGGCTGGGGAACCAGAGCAAGGGCGGTGCAGCCAACGAGTTCGGCCTGTACCGGGCCCGCCTGGCGCAGTTCTTCCGCGTGGGCGAGGACATGACCGTCGTGGTGAGCGGCGTGGCCGGTACCGGGACCGGGCTCATCCCGGTGAACCTGCGGTACGCGGCGGGCGGCGCGACTTACGTGCGGGGGTACCTGGGCGATCGGTTCGCCGGCGACAGGCTCCTGGCCGGGTCGATCGAGTGGCGCCACCTGGCGCTCCCGGGCCTGGTCGAGTACGGCGACCTGGGCCTGGGCT belongs to Candidatus Tanganyikabacteria bacterium and includes:
- a CDS encoding PD40 domain-containing protein, with the translated sequence MPFAPLLAMIAASVLLAAAATPGVPEPLHHPAEKRLSNVRKLTSGGQNAEAYFSADGARIVFQATRPPHGCDQIYTMDLSGGAMRRLSSGEGRTTCSFFLPDGKRFVYASTHLGGPNCPAPPDNRLGYVWPLFPDYDIFLGDLGGGAHRRLTDTPGYDAEAAVSPDGRRVVFTSVRDGDLEIYSMNSDGTDVRRLTHRKGFDGGPFYSWDGKHIVYRSHYPDTPEALAEYEGLLAQNLMRPTRAEVYLMNADGSGQTQVTRTGHANWSPFMHPDGRRIVFSSNMHDPRGRTFSLYMINTDGTGLERVTYGARFDSFPMFSRDGTRLLFSSSRAATEAREFNVFLADWQP
- a CDS encoding BamA/TamA family outer membrane protein — translated: MPHFVAALASLALATATPSLEIQNLVVVGTPEPPEWTYSLVPIPLIYFGGGAELRHGGGVPDQYVLASGGYTWAGKEVYDPRSRSIVRSAAYATTNGGLSPYWDSRLGWGLNLTREVRVWLQGRYTAPALEANMASWVAGEEGKPLDNHYDPAALVGFRPIVTVGPHLQADYTDDPDFPTSGTWARVGMDYGPAWLGNQSKGGAANEFGLYRARLAQFFRVGEDMTVVVSGVAGTGTGLIPVNLRYAAGGATYVRGYLGDRFAGDRLLAGSIEWRHLALPGLVEYGDLGLGYHAYLDYGRVWETSCAACTPSNPAIAFPDDLRAGAGAGISVVAGRSTLLRLDLMAGNEGVIWYPLFGGLLKIPFVPGLGLSLRETW